A genomic region of Bernardetia sp. ABR2-2B contains the following coding sequences:
- a CDS encoding mechanosensitive ion channel family protein, whose amino-acid sequence MIDKIIPFDTGLLLTIILILIVAGVASRLAKSAINKHLRNIADSQESKDYDNATRLRFLKNGVNFIIVILTVLLITYTIPSLRALAVTLFAGASIFAAFIAFASQQAFSNIVSGIFIVWFKPFRVGDIVVVGTHFGSVEDITLRHTVIKGLENRRIIIPNSNISSDVIVNSTIEDPTIQRFVEIWITYDTDLKKAMSIMEEESMKHPDMIDGRTLEEKINGEPIVLVRPTGMDERGIKIRASVWAKDLATSFDMYCDLIREIKYRFDEEGIQIGVPHRHISQGSNKGSQLVSKGI is encoded by the coding sequence ATGATAGACAAAATAATTCCCTTTGATACTGGATTATTATTAACAATTATATTAATCCTCATCGTTGCAGGAGTAGCTTCTCGTTTGGCAAAATCAGCTATCAATAAACATTTGAGAAATATTGCTGACTCTCAAGAATCAAAAGATTATGATAATGCTACTCGTCTTCGTTTCCTCAAAAATGGTGTGAATTTTATTATTGTTATTCTTACCGTTTTACTCATTACTTATACCATTCCTTCGCTACGTGCATTGGCTGTTACACTTTTTGCTGGTGCTAGTATTTTTGCTGCCTTTATTGCTTTTGCTTCTCAACAAGCCTTTAGTAATATTGTGAGTGGGATTTTTATTGTTTGGTTCAAGCCATTTAGAGTGGGAGATATAGTTGTGGTAGGTACTCATTTTGGTTCGGTAGAAGACATCACACTACGCCATACAGTTATTAAAGGCTTAGAAAATAGGCGAATTATTATTCCTAATTCTAACATTAGTAGTGATGTAATTGTCAATTCGACGATAGAAGACCCAACCATACAACGTTTCGTAGAAATTTGGATTACCTATGATACTGATTTGAAAAAAGCAATGTCTATTATGGAAGAAGAATCTATGAAACATCCTGATATGATAGATGGAAGAACACTAGAAGAAAAAATAAATGGAGAGCCAATTGTACTTGTCAGACCTACTGGAATGGATGAGCGAGGAATAAAAATAAGGGCAAGTGTTTGGGCAAAAGACCTTGCCACTTCTTTTGATATGTATTGTGATTTGATTAGAGAAATAAAATACCGTTTTGATGAAGAAGGAATACAAATAGGCGTACCCCATCGTCATATAAGTCAAGGCAGTAACAAAGGCAGCCAACTTGTTTCAAAAGGAATTTGA